A genomic window from Desulfovibrio sp. X2 includes:
- a CDS encoding phosphatidate cytidylyltransferase, protein MAAPNLRARVATSAVLVLGLGLVLMVGGWATFAAALAISLLGLTEFYGLFWREWAGVGKKVIGAACAVLLFTAARHDDPLYLILVLSAGLWLGNLFFLYCFGRKPNDAFYTNAAVLTAGLLYVPLPLALLMYMRPAEIVFVLLAVVASDTGAYFAGSQIGGPKIWPTVSPKKTWAGSAGGMAACVAVCLLFGRAASGAPLAALAVAAVVLNLAAQFGDFFESALKRWLGVKDSGTILPGHGGVLDRIDGLLLAVPVYVGLRALYPLFT, encoded by the coding sequence GTGGCCGCGCCGAACCTGCGCGCCCGCGTGGCCACCTCGGCCGTGCTCGTCCTCGGCCTGGGCCTGGTGCTCATGGTCGGCGGCTGGGCCACCTTCGCCGCGGCCCTGGCCATCTCGCTCCTCGGCCTCACGGAGTTCTACGGACTGTTCTGGCGCGAGTGGGCCGGCGTCGGCAAGAAGGTCATCGGCGCCGCCTGCGCGGTGCTGCTCTTCACGGCCGCCCGCCACGACGACCCCCTCTACCTCATCCTGGTCCTCTCGGCCGGGCTGTGGCTCGGCAACCTCTTCTTCCTCTACTGCTTCGGCAGGAAGCCGAACGACGCCTTCTACACCAACGCCGCCGTGCTCACGGCCGGGCTGCTCTACGTGCCCCTGCCGCTGGCCCTGCTCATGTACATGCGGCCCGCGGAGATCGTCTTCGTGCTGCTCGCGGTCGTGGCCTCGGACACCGGCGCCTACTTCGCGGGCTCGCAGATCGGCGGCCCCAAGATCTGGCCCACGGTGAGCCCCAAGAAGACCTGGGCCGGAAGCGCGGGCGGCATGGCCGCCTGCGTGGCCGTCTGCCTGCTCTTCGGCCGGGCGGCGTCCGGCGCCCCGCTCGCGGCCCTGGCCGTCGCGGCCGTGGTCCTGAACCTGGCCGCCCAGTTCGGCGACTTCTTCGAGTCCGCGCTCAAGCGCTGGCTCGGGGTCAAGGATTCCGGCACCATCCTGCCCGGCCACGGCGGCGTGCTCGACCGCATAGACGGCCTGCTCCTGGCCGTGCCTGTTTACGTGGGGCTGCGCGCCCTGTATCCTCTCTTCACGTAA
- a CDS encoding flagellin — protein sequence MSLVINHNMMAMTAARNLGTAYNNLSTSVNRLSSGLRINSSADDAAGLAIRELMRSDISALNQGVRNANDAISLIQTADGALQVIDEKLIRMKELAEQAATGTYNSDQRLIIDSEYQAMASEITRIASATDFNGIYLLNGHLSSSTFSGSGLTSTGKLKVHFGAGNDSSEDYYYIQIGNSTASALGVGLGASSGTDGRSISTQELAQKALDQINKAIVSKDKIRANLGGLQNRLENTVTNLQIQAENLQSSESRISDVDVATEMTEFVRQQILSQSAVAMLSQANSLPRMAMQLIQG from the coding sequence ATGTCTCTCGTCATCAATCACAACATGATGGCCATGACCGCGGCCCGCAACCTGGGCACGGCGTACAACAACCTGAGCACCTCGGTGAACAGGCTCTCTTCGGGCCTGCGCATCAACAGTTCCGCGGACGACGCCGCCGGGCTGGCGATCCGCGAGCTCATGCGCTCGGACATCTCCGCGCTGAACCAGGGCGTGCGCAACGCCAACGACGCCATCTCGCTGATCCAGACGGCGGACGGCGCGCTGCAGGTCATCGACGAAAAGCTGATCCGCATGAAGGAACTGGCCGAACAGGCGGCCACGGGCACCTACAACTCCGACCAGCGCCTGATCATCGACTCCGAGTACCAGGCCATGGCTTCGGAGATCACCCGTATCGCCAGCGCCACGGACTTCAACGGCATCTACCTGCTGAACGGCCACCTGTCGTCCTCGACCTTCTCCGGCTCGGGCCTCACGTCCACCGGCAAGCTGAAGGTCCACTTCGGCGCGGGCAACGACTCGTCCGAGGACTACTACTACATCCAGATCGGCAACTCCACGGCCTCCGCCCTCGGCGTGGGCCTGGGCGCCTCGTCCGGCACCGACGGCCGCTCCATCTCCACCCAGGAGCTGGCGCAGAAAGCCCTGGACCAGATCAACAAGGCCATCGTCTCCAAGGACAAGATCCGCGCCAACCTGGGCGGACTGCAGAACCGCCTGGAGAACACGGTGACCAACCTGCAGATCCAGGCCGAGAACCTGCAGTCCTCCGAGTCGCGCATCTCCGACGTGGACGTGGCCACCGAGATGACCGAGTTCGTGCGCCAGCAGATCCTGTCGCAGTCCGCCGTGGCCATGCTCTCGCAGGCCAACAGCCTGCCCAGGATGGCCATGCAGCTCATCCAGGGCTAG
- a CDS encoding rubredoxin, with protein sequence MAAPEEMYQCQTVNCGYVYNPDKGDRKGKVPAGTKFEDLPDDWRCPVCGATKKCFRPLAGPGSTAQARCERPTVPPHGSN encoded by the coding sequence ATGGCTGCTCCTGAAGAGATGTATCAGTGCCAAACCGTCAATTGCGGCTACGTGTACAACCCGGACAAGGGCGACAGGAAGGGCAAGGTTCCCGCGGGCACGAAGTTCGAGGACCTGCCGGACGACTGGCGCTGCCCCGTGTGCGGGGCCACCAAGAAGTGCTTCCGCCCGCTGGCCGGGCCGGGCTCCACCGCGCAGGCCCGGTGCGAGCGCCCCACGGTGCCGCCGCACGGCTCGAACTGA
- the tsaB gene encoding tRNA (adenosine(37)-N6)-threonylcarbamoyltransferase complex dimerization subunit type 1 TsaB, whose amino-acid sequence MTSSARSSARPRAAKAAPARDLLLVLGAAEDRLQIVAGRREGTGVVLEAAQEWPSPGRAMALLAPCLQQLLRLLGGFQRLLGIACVRGPGSFTGIRVILSTAEGVMAATGVPLAGLELPDLLAEAAPRRWPESGGTARSDEESGTEISTLAVVTYARRGQVYLRLYGPAAPAAPADPADLADLADEGGAPFHPLGPVAALTAGAALEVLSALPGPVHALGSGLRKNADVFLSPGSPLIVLPARLDSPAPAAMLAVAARAEYASRPVEPLYVRPSDAEENLPDIAGARGLPADEAQRLLALFRDAILPKN is encoded by the coding sequence ATGACATCGTCCGCTCGTTCTTCGGCCCGGCCTAGGGCCGCCAAGGCGGCGCCCGCGCGCGACCTGCTGCTGGTCCTCGGCGCGGCCGAGGACAGGCTGCAGATCGTGGCCGGACGAAGGGAGGGGACGGGCGTGGTCCTGGAGGCGGCCCAGGAATGGCCCTCTCCCGGACGGGCCATGGCCCTGCTCGCGCCCTGCCTGCAGCAGCTCCTGCGCCTGCTCGGCGGCTTCCAGCGCCTTTTGGGCATCGCCTGCGTGCGCGGCCCCGGCTCCTTCACCGGCATCCGCGTCATCCTGTCCACGGCCGAGGGGGTCATGGCCGCGACTGGCGTGCCGCTGGCCGGGCTCGAGCTGCCGGACCTGCTGGCCGAGGCCGCGCCGCGCCGCTGGCCGGAGTCCGGAGGCACGGCAAGGTCCGACGAGGAATCGGGAACGGAAATTTCCACCCTGGCCGTGGTCACCTACGCCCGGCGCGGCCAGGTCTACCTGCGCCTCTACGGGCCCGCCGCCCCCGCCGCCCCCGCCGATCCCGCCGATCTCGCAGATCTCGCAGACGAAGGCGGCGCGCCCTTCCACCCCCTGGGCCCTGTGGCCGCGCTCACGGCCGGGGCCGCCCTCGAGGTGCTCTCCGCCCTGCCCGGCCCGGTGCACGCCCTGGGCAGCGGGCTGCGCAAGAACGCCGACGTCTTCCTCTCCCCGGGCTCCCCCCTGATCGTCCTGCCCGCCCGCCTGGACTCGCCCGCGCCCGCGGCCATGCTCGCCGTGGCGGCCAGGGCCGAGTACGCCTCCCGGCCCGTGGAGCCGCTCTACGTGCGCCCCTCGGACGCCGAGGAGAACCTGCCCGACATCGCCGGTGCCCGCGGGCTTCCGGCCGACGAGGCGCAGCGCCTTCTCGCGCTCTTCCGCGACGCGATCCTCCCGAAAAATTGA
- a CDS encoding 1-deoxy-D-xylulose-5-phosphate reductoisomerase, which translates to MHSVYISPIPERTPCRRPRSLAVLGSTGSIGTQALDVVEEHPERFEVVALAAGRNAELLARQAIRHRPGLLAVLDRDTADKVRALLPAGYAPRILAGPEAYVEAATLPEAEMVLSSIVGAAGLPPTFAAVAEGKMVALANKESLVLAGHLIREACCRSRASILPVDSEHNALFQAFCFESAASLRRLVLTASGGPFRGRDKAFLEQVTPEQALAHPNWSMGAKISVDSATLMNKGLEVIEACHLYGLPEHRVATVVHPQSIVHSLAEYVDGSLLAHLGPPDMRVAIAYCLCFPDRVPLAVTPVDLVRLGSLTFEEPDTELFPCLRLARAAYSASQSHPIVLNAANEVAVALFLSGALSFLGIPRLIEACLERHRGRTVPDLETVLELDREARVRARELSGV; encoded by the coding sequence GTGCACAGCGTCTACATATCCCCCATCCCGGAGCGCACCCCGTGCAGGAGGCCGCGCAGCCTCGCCGTGCTCGGCAGCACCGGCTCCATCGGCACCCAGGCCCTGGACGTCGTGGAGGAGCATCCCGAACGCTTCGAGGTGGTCGCCCTGGCCGCCGGACGCAATGCCGAGCTCCTGGCGCGCCAGGCCATCCGCCACCGCCCGGGGCTGCTCGCGGTGCTGGACCGCGACACCGCGGACAAGGTGCGCGCGCTGCTGCCCGCGGGCTACGCGCCGCGCATCCTGGCGGGCCCCGAGGCCTACGTCGAGGCCGCCACCCTGCCCGAGGCCGAGATGGTGCTCTCGAGCATCGTGGGCGCCGCGGGCCTGCCGCCGACCTTCGCGGCCGTGGCCGAGGGCAAGATGGTGGCCCTGGCCAACAAGGAATCCCTGGTGCTGGCCGGGCACCTCATCCGCGAGGCCTGCTGCCGAAGCCGCGCCTCCATCCTGCCCGTGGACTCCGAGCACAACGCGCTTTTTCAGGCCTTCTGCTTCGAGTCGGCCGCCTCGCTGCGCCGCCTCGTGCTCACCGCCTCGGGCGGCCCGTTCCGCGGCAGGGACAAGGCCTTCCTCGAGCAGGTCACCCCGGAGCAGGCCCTGGCGCATCCCAACTGGAGCATGGGCGCCAAGATCTCCGTGGACTCGGCCACGCTCATGAACAAGGGGCTCGAGGTCATCGAGGCCTGCCACCTCTACGGCCTGCCCGAGCACCGCGTGGCCACGGTGGTCCATCCGCAGAGCATCGTCCACTCCCTGGCCGAGTACGTGGACGGGTCGCTGCTGGCCCACCTCGGGCCGCCGGACATGCGCGTGGCCATCGCCTACTGCCTGTGCTTCCCGGACCGCGTGCCCCTGGCCGTGACGCCCGTGGACCTCGTGCGCCTGGGCAGCCTGACCTTCGAGGAGCCCGACACGGAGCTCTTCCCCTGCCTGCGCCTGGCCCGCGCGGCCTACTCGGCCTCGCAGAGCCATCCCATCGTGCTGAACGCCGCCAACGAGGTCGCGGTGGCCCTGTTCCTCTCGGGCGCCCTGTCCTTCCTCGGCATCCCCCGCCTCATCGAGGCATGCCTGGAGCGCCACCGGGGCCGGACCGTTCCGGACCTGGAGACGGTGCTCGAACTCGACCGCGAGGCGCGCGTGCGCGCCCGCGAGCTCTCCGGAGTCTGA
- the rseP gene encoding RIP metalloprotease RseP, with protein sequence MRDALAVILVLGGLIFFHELGHFILARVFGVGVRVFSLGFGPRLFGLRAGKTEYRLSLVPLGGYVSMVGEHPEEHPEGPADGSDDDTEGFEPHQFFNRKPAWQRMCIVAAGPCFNFLLAFLVYWALIATGNNEALNILVTTVHPDTPAAEAGLHPEDLITAVNNKPLWFGDELTERIKEKPDAPIHLTVERDGKTFAVDLTPRVMTRTLPSGSTVTRPMIGVSYGFRPVHREAGFAEAPVLAWRKFTALTGKILHGLWEIVTGAVSTKEIGGPIFIAQVVAESAKQGLATVLQMAAFLSVNLGLINLLPIPVLDGGHILFFGLEAASGKPVSTRVQGVTTRIGLFLLFMLMALAIYNDIVRSFFGPA encoded by the coding sequence GTGCGCGACGCGCTTGCCGTGATCCTGGTCCTTGGCGGCCTCATCTTCTTCCACGAGCTCGGCCACTTCATCCTGGCCCGGGTCTTCGGCGTGGGCGTGCGGGTCTTCTCGCTCGGCTTCGGGCCGCGCCTCTTCGGCCTGCGCGCGGGCAAGACCGAGTACCGCCTCTCCCTCGTGCCGCTGGGCGGCTACGTGAGCATGGTGGGCGAGCATCCGGAGGAGCATCCCGAAGGCCCCGCGGACGGGAGCGACGACGACACCGAGGGCTTCGAGCCCCACCAGTTCTTCAACCGCAAGCCCGCCTGGCAGCGCATGTGCATCGTGGCCGCCGGGCCGTGCTTCAACTTCCTGCTCGCCTTCCTGGTCTACTGGGCGCTCATCGCCACGGGCAACAACGAGGCCCTGAACATCCTCGTGACCACGGTCCATCCGGACACCCCGGCGGCCGAGGCCGGGCTCCACCCCGAGGACCTGATCACGGCCGTGAACAACAAGCCCCTGTGGTTCGGCGACGAGCTCACCGAGCGCATCAAGGAGAAGCCCGACGCGCCCATCCACCTGACCGTGGAGCGCGACGGCAAGACCTTCGCCGTGGACCTGACGCCGCGGGTCATGACCCGCACCCTGCCGAGCGGCTCCACGGTCACCCGGCCCATGATCGGCGTGAGCTACGGCTTCCGCCCCGTGCATCGCGAGGCGGGCTTCGCCGAGGCGCCCGTGCTGGCCTGGCGCAAGTTCACCGCGCTCACCGGCAAGATCCTGCACGGGCTGTGGGAGATCGTCACCGGCGCGGTCTCGACCAAGGAGATCGGCGGGCCCATCTTCATCGCCCAGGTGGTGGCGGAGTCGGCCAAGCAGGGCCTGGCCACGGTGCTGCAGATGGCCGCCTTCCTCTCGGTCAACCTCGGGCTCATCAACCTGCTGCCGATCCCGGTGCTCGACGGCGGCCACATCCTGTTCTTCGGCCTGGAGGCCGCCTCGGGCAAGCCCGTGAGCACGCGCGTGCAGGGCGTGACCACGCGCATCGGCCTCTTCCTCCTGTTCATGCTCATGGCCCTGGCGATCTACAATGACATCGTCCGCTCGTTCTTCGGCCCGGCCTAG
- the fliD gene encoding flagellar filament capping protein FliD — MVNDTLTSGGIHFTGLGSNTDFDSIIDKLIQVESAHKNQLTEWQATWQQKQAGFQDLNTKLLTLQTTLQGMDRESEFLLKNADSSNPDDLTATASADAQEGSYVFTINQLAKTQIVTMTGTSASSLDAKVNATGSAQTFSYNYQGTEHSISVPDGTTFSTLISMINNDGANPGVRASSIKISDGVYQLQLRGLDTGATNTLLVSSNTTLTGYTASNATVTQTAQDAQFRLDGFPSNAWLSRSTNTIDDVVNGLSVLLKATSAGSDVTVSVSTDTAAIKQQIHSFVDQMNDVRAFILSLTKFDAQQKKGSLLTGNYGVEMVSSNLKNIVASKGIGFNYYNSTTGQGDVYTTLSQLGILTEADPGSPNAGLLTVDDAALDTALQNNPDAVAELFSGYYDGSTTVSQPASNAAAFSYASSIAGSTQGGTYNVSYTVAGGSVTGATIDGYAATYDSNTHQLTASKGPAGGLAISVNSLVDGSYSGTVSLKVGKATELIDQIKQLTNSTDGTLHILEDNYQDIIDDIQTKIDYENNRLSDKRRALTDQFARLEKTLSNYNGIQSALNNGISQMSSSSSSSSSG; from the coding sequence ATGGTCAACGATACTCTCACATCAGGCGGCATCCACTTCACGGGCCTCGGTTCGAACACGGACTTCGACTCGATCATCGACAAGCTGATCCAGGTCGAATCCGCGCACAAGAACCAGCTCACCGAGTGGCAGGCCACCTGGCAGCAAAAGCAGGCCGGGTTCCAGGACCTGAACACCAAGCTCCTGACCCTGCAGACCACCCTGCAGGGCATGGACCGCGAGAGCGAGTTCCTCCTCAAGAACGCCGACTCCAGCAACCCGGACGACCTCACCGCCACGGCCAGCGCCGACGCCCAGGAAGGCTCCTACGTCTTCACCATCAACCAGCTGGCCAAGACCCAGATCGTGACCATGACCGGGACCTCGGCCTCCTCCCTGGACGCCAAGGTCAACGCCACCGGCTCCGCGCAGACTTTCTCCTACAACTACCAGGGCACGGAGCACTCGATCAGCGTGCCGGACGGCACCACCTTCTCCACGCTCATCTCCATGATCAACAACGACGGCGCCAACCCCGGCGTGCGGGCGAGCTCCATCAAGATCAGCGACGGCGTCTACCAGCTGCAGCTGCGCGGCCTGGACACCGGCGCGACCAACACGCTGCTGGTCAGCTCCAACACCACCCTCACGGGCTACACCGCGAGCAACGCGACCGTCACCCAGACCGCCCAGGACGCCCAGTTCAGGCTGGACGGGTTCCCCAGCAACGCCTGGCTCTCCCGTTCCACGAACACCATCGACGACGTGGTCAACGGGCTCTCCGTGCTGCTCAAGGCGACGAGCGCGGGCAGCGACGTCACGGTCAGCGTGTCCACGGACACGGCCGCCATCAAGCAGCAGATCCACTCCTTCGTGGACCAGATGAACGACGTCCGCGCCTTCATCCTCTCGCTGACCAAGTTCGATGCGCAGCAGAAGAAGGGCAGCCTGCTCACGGGCAACTACGGCGTGGAGATGGTCTCCTCCAACCTGAAGAACATCGTGGCCTCCAAGGGCATCGGCTTCAACTACTACAACTCGACCACGGGGCAGGGCGACGTCTACACCACGCTCTCCCAGCTCGGCATCCTCACCGAGGCCGACCCGGGCTCGCCGAACGCGGGCCTCCTGACCGTGGACGACGCGGCCTTGGACACGGCCCTGCAGAACAACCCGGACGCCGTGGCCGAACTCTTCTCGGGCTACTACGACGGCTCCACCACGGTCAGCCAGCCCGCCTCCAACGCCGCGGCCTTCTCCTACGCCTCGAGCATCGCCGGGAGCACGCAGGGCGGGACCTACAACGTCTCCTACACCGTGGCCGGCGGCAGCGTGACCGGGGCGACCATCGACGGCTACGCGGCCACCTACGACTCGAACACGCACCAGCTCACGGCCAGCAAGGGCCCGGCCGGGGGCCTCGCGATCTCGGTCAACAGTCTGGTGGACGGAAGCTACTCCGGTACAGTGTCGCTCAAGGTCGGCAAGGCCACGGAACTCATCGACCAGATCAAGCAGCTGACCAACAGCACCGACGGCACCCTGCACATCCTGGAAGACAACTATCAGGACATCATCGACGACATCCAGACCAAGATCGACTACGAAAACAACAGGTTGAGCGACAAGCGCCGCGCCCTGACGGACCAGTTCGCCAGGCTCGAGAAAACGCTCAGCAACTACAACGGAATCCAGAGCGCGCTGAACAACGGCATCAGCCAGATGTCCTCGTCCAGCTCGTCGTCTTCCTCCGGATAG
- a CDS encoding flagellin: MSLVINHNMMAMTASRNLSTAYGHLSTSVNRLSSGLRINTAADDAAGLAIRELMRSDISALNQGVRNANDAISLIQTADGALQVIDEKLIRMKELAEQAATGTYNSDQRLIIDSEYQAMASEITRIASATDFNGIHLLNGHLSSSTFSGAGLESTGKLKVHFGAGNDSSEDYYYVQIGTSTASALGVGLGATGSAGRSISTQELAQKALDQINKSIISKDKIRANLGALQNRLENTVTNLQIQAENLQSSESRISDVDVASEMTEFVRQQILTQSAVAMLSQANSMPRMAMQLIQG, translated from the coding sequence ATGTCGCTCGTCATCAACCACAACATGATGGCCATGACCGCGTCCCGCAACCTCAGCACGGCGTACGGTCACCTCAGCACGTCGGTGAACAGGCTCTCTTCCGGCCTGCGCATCAACACCGCTGCGGACGACGCCGCCGGCCTGGCGATTCGCGAGCTCATGCGCTCCGACATCTCCGCGCTGAACCAGGGCGTGCGCAACGCCAACGACGCCATCTCGCTGATCCAGACGGCTGACGGCGCCCTGCAGGTCATCGACGAAAAGCTGATCCGCATGAAGGAACTGGCCGAACAGGCGGCCACGGGCACCTACAACTCCGACCAGCGCCTGATCATCGACTCCGAGTATCAGGCCATGGCTTCGGAAATCACCCGTATCGCCAGCGCCACGGACTTCAACGGCATCCACCTGCTGAACGGCCACCTGTCGTCCTCGACCTTCTCCGGCGCGGGCCTCGAGTCCACCGGCAAGCTGAAGGTCCACTTCGGCGCGGGCAACGACTCGTCCGAGGACTACTACTACGTCCAGATCGGCACCTCCACGGCCTCCGCCCTGGGCGTGGGCCTGGGCGCCACCGGCTCCGCCGGCCGCTCCATCTCCACCCAGGAGCTGGCGCAGAAGGCCCTGGACCAGATCAACAAGTCCATCATCTCCAAGGACAAGATCCGCGCCAACCTGGGCGCCCTGCAGAACCGCCTGGAGAACACGGTGACCAACCTGCAGATCCAGGCCGAGAACCTGCAGTCCTCCGAGTCGCGCATCTCCGACGTGGACGTGGCCAGCGAGATGACCGAGTTCGTGCGCCAGCAGATCCTGACGCAGTCCGCCGTGGCCATGCTCTCGCAGGCCAACAGCATGCCCAGGATGGCCATGCAGCTCATCCAGGGCTAA
- a CDS encoding chemotaxis protein CheB, with translation MVGIGASAGGLKALEGFFRNLPEKLDAAFVVVQHLDPTRSSLMDDILARYTSLPVVTAEDGMMLEAGKIFLRPPDHDVELEGSRIRLRRTDGLAISLPIDRFFRSLAAETGPRAVAVVLSGAGGDGSLGVRDVNAAGGMIMVQQEDQAEYSSMPTRAIDTGLADFILPVERMGRELARYMVHPYLAGAEKPPAGDASQDESAVEFLLRKIRYAKGHDFGGYKRNTIQRRISRRMAMHQINTITEYIGYVVNHPEEVESLFRDLLINVTNFFRDPKAWERLKKEVLVPLVKERRDDEGIRIWVAGCATGEEAYTLGMLVTEAMDEADRRLKVKIFATDINDHAVDRAREGVYPDNIAADVGASRLRRFFVKGKGSYTVKTFLREMMIFAVHDLVRDPPFSRLDVITCRNLLIYMGGKLQQRIIPMLHYALTPGGCLMLGTSEGIGDFVELFKLEDKKWKIFRARKGTTSSRAVQRFIDKDIFEQAHRRDAPDAPDAADGASHAHRRQGGAPEHGNGAGGGQVNYRQITENALLEYSSAGVLLDWRDQVTYFHGDTELYLAPPIGEATFDVLSMARGTVHEALEAGIREVRRSGRPWRSEGLFVRHGCQARRVDVDIMPAGRPDGGPDYLLVIFSDRAWSGEEPDAEDEADARVAALERQLHSVRQDLQATIEELETSNEELKSANEEQQANNEELQSTNEELETSREELQSTNEELEQVNVQIQRKNEELTKINNDIKNLFQATDVGILFLDEKLHIKRFTPAVRQIFNLTEERDLGRPVTDISHRLAYDGLAEDARAVLDTLNERVSEVRTTDGIWFRLRIRPYRTSENVIDGLVVSFTDVTEIKQAALAEKEARLYAEAVTETIGTPLLVLRPDLRIHSANAAFFNTFMAAPDKTIGVKLYKLNGGDWDIPELRRLLEDIIPGRTMLENYRVEADFPRLGHRTFLLNARQVEYKETDPAFILLAFRDISEKPL, from the coding sequence GTGGTCGGCATCGGCGCCTCGGCCGGGGGGCTCAAGGCCCTGGAAGGCTTTTTCCGCAATCTTCCCGAAAAGCTGGACGCGGCCTTCGTGGTCGTCCAGCACCTGGACCCCACGCGATCCTCCCTCATGGACGATATCCTGGCCCGCTACACCAGCCTGCCCGTGGTCACCGCGGAGGACGGGATGATGCTCGAGGCGGGCAAGATATTTCTCAGGCCGCCGGACCACGACGTCGAACTCGAGGGCAGCCGCATCCGCCTCAGGCGGACGGATGGCCTTGCGATCTCGCTGCCCATCGACCGCTTCTTCCGCTCCCTGGCGGCGGAGACGGGGCCCCGGGCCGTGGCCGTGGTCCTGTCCGGCGCGGGCGGCGACGGCTCTCTCGGCGTGCGCGACGTGAACGCGGCCGGAGGCATGATCATGGTCCAGCAGGAGGACCAGGCCGAGTATTCCTCCATGCCGACCCGCGCCATCGACACCGGGCTCGCGGACTTCATCCTTCCCGTGGAGCGGATGGGCCGGGAACTCGCGCGCTACATGGTGCATCCCTATCTGGCAGGGGCCGAAAAGCCCCCTGCGGGCGACGCCAGCCAGGACGAGAGCGCCGTCGAATTCCTGCTGCGCAAGATCCGCTACGCCAAGGGGCACGATTTCGGCGGATACAAGCGCAACACCATCCAGCGCCGCATCTCCCGGCGCATGGCCATGCACCAGATCAACACGATCACGGAGTACATCGGCTACGTGGTCAACCACCCCGAGGAGGTGGAGTCCCTCTTCCGCGACCTGCTGATCAACGTCACCAACTTCTTCCGCGATCCCAAGGCCTGGGAGAGGCTCAAGAAGGAGGTGCTCGTGCCTCTGGTCAAGGAGCGCCGCGACGACGAGGGCATCCGCATATGGGTGGCGGGCTGCGCCACCGGGGAGGAGGCCTACACCCTGGGCATGCTCGTGACCGAGGCCATGGACGAGGCGGACCGCAGGCTCAAGGTCAAGATATTCGCCACGGACATCAACGACCATGCCGTCGACAGGGCCCGCGAGGGCGTCTATCCCGACAACATCGCGGCGGACGTGGGGGCGTCGAGGCTCAGGCGCTTCTTCGTCAAGGGCAAGGGAAGCTACACGGTCAAGACCTTCCTGCGCGAGATGATGATCTTCGCCGTGCACGACCTGGTGCGCGACCCGCCCTTCTCGCGCCTGGACGTCATCACCTGCCGCAATCTGCTCATCTACATGGGCGGCAAGCTGCAGCAGAGGATCATTCCCATGCTGCACTACGCCCTGACCCCGGGGGGCTGCCTCATGCTCGGCACCTCGGAGGGCATCGGCGACTTCGTGGAGCTCTTCAAGCTCGAGGACAAGAAGTGGAAGATATTCCGCGCCCGCAAGGGGACCACGAGCAGCCGCGCGGTGCAGCGTTTCATCGACAAGGACATCTTCGAGCAGGCCCATCGGCGGGATGCGCCGGATGCGCCGGATGCGGCCGACGGCGCGAGCCACGCGCACCGGAGGCAGGGGGGCGCGCCGGAGCACGGGAACGGGGCTGGGGGCGGACAGGTCAACTACCGGCAGATCACCGAAAACGCGCTCCTCGAATACTCCTCGGCCGGGGTCCTGCTGGACTGGCGCGACCAGGTGACCTACTTCCACGGCGATACAGAGCTCTATCTCGCCCCGCCCATCGGCGAGGCGACCTTCGACGTCCTGTCCATGGCCCGCGGTACCGTGCACGAGGCCCTGGAAGCGGGCATCCGCGAGGTGCGCCGCAGCGGCCGCCCCTGGAGGAGCGAGGGGCTGTTCGTCCGCCACGGCTGCCAAGCCCGGCGGGTGGATGTGGACATCATGCCTGCCGGTCGGCCCGATGGAGGGCCGGACTATCTGCTGGTCATCTTCAGCGACCGCGCCTGGAGCGGGGAGGAGCCCGACGCCGAGGACGAGGCCGACGCCCGTGTGGCCGCCCTGGAGCGCCAGCTGCACTCCGTGCGCCAGGACCTGCAGGCCACCATCGAGGAGCTGGAGACCTCCAACGAGGAGCTGAAGAGCGCCAACGAGGAGCAGCAGGCCAACAACGAGGAGCTGCAGTCCACCAACGAGGAGCTCGAGACCTCGCGGGAGGAGCTGCAGTCCACCAACGAGGAGCTCGAGCAGGTCAACGTCCAGATCCAGCGCAAGAACGAGGAACTGACCAAGATCAACAACGACATCAAGAACCTCTTCCAGGCCACGGACGTGGGCATCCTCTTCCTGGACGAGAAACTGCACATCAAGCGCTTCACCCCTGCCGTCCGCCAGATCTTCAACCTCACCGAGGAGCGGGACCTGGGCCGCCCCGTGACCGACATCTCCCACCGCCTGGCCTACGACGGCCTGGCCGAGGACGCGCGGGCCGTGCTGGACACGCTGAACGAGAGGGTGAGCGAGGTCAGGACCACTGACGGCATCTGGTTCCGCCTGCGCATCCGGCCCTACCGCACCAGCGAGAACGTCATCGACGGGCTGGTGGTCAGCTTCACGGACGTCACCGAGATCAAGCAGGCCGCCCTGGCCGAGAAGGAGGCCCGGCTCTACGCCGAGGCCGTCACCGAAACCATCGGCACGCCGCTTCTGGTCCTCAGGCCCGACCTGCGCATCCACTCCGCCAACGCCGCCTTCTTCAACACCTTCATGGCCGCGCCGGACAAGACCATCGGCGTCAAGCTCTACAAGCTCAACGGCGGGGATTGGGACATCCCCGAGCTCAGGCGCCTGCTGGAGGATATCATCCCCGGCCGGACCATGCTCGAGAACTACCGCGTGGAAGCGGACTTCCCCCGCCTGGGACACAGGACTTTCCTGCTCAACGCCAGGCAGGTGGAGTACAAGGAGACCGATCCCGCGTTCATTCTGCTGGCGTTCAGGGACATCAGCGAGAAACCGCTCTAG